A genomic stretch from Bifidobacterium sp. ESL0769 includes:
- a CDS encoding tyrosine-type recombinase/integrase yields MRYKNEKKAPEQAQKFIEEYLGTLRAAGRREQSITTRRHQLVRICIAFNPLEANEADLLNWMGAQSWKPETRKSFRAGIRGFFAWLKHMGYRPDDPALNLPAVHSPQGKARPCPDRYIAEAMRKADDNEAIMLRAAAEYGLRRGEIARLSSDDVIDDLTGKSLIVHGKGGKQRVIPLEDDFADLILDHNGYVFPGRFGGHVEESYVGSRLTKLLPDHWSGHTLRHRFATMSYQRTHDILLVSQALGHASVATTQRYVALPTDALRGMVGKVRLEA; encoded by the coding sequence ATGCGATACAAAAACGAGAAGAAAGCACCTGAACAGGCACAGAAATTCATTGAAGAATATCTCGGCACGCTTCGCGCAGCTGGCAGACGCGAACAGAGCATTACGACACGACGCCATCAACTCGTAAGAATCTGCATAGCATTCAATCCACTCGAAGCGAACGAAGCCGACCTACTCAACTGGATGGGCGCACAAAGCTGGAAACCCGAGACCCGAAAAAGTTTCAGGGCAGGAATACGAGGATTCTTCGCCTGGCTCAAACACATGGGATACAGGCCCGACGACCCGGCTCTCAACCTTCCTGCAGTGCATTCGCCTCAAGGCAAAGCGAGGCCGTGCCCGGATCGGTATATCGCCGAAGCCATGCGCAAAGCAGATGACAACGAGGCCATCATGCTGCGTGCAGCCGCAGAATACGGATTACGACGAGGCGAGATAGCACGGTTGAGTTCCGACGACGTGATTGACGATCTGACCGGTAAAAGCCTCATAGTGCACGGCAAGGGCGGCAAGCAGCGGGTGATACCACTCGAAGACGATTTCGCCGATCTAATCCTGGACCACAACGGTTATGTGTTTCCCGGACGGTTCGGAGGCCATGTCGAAGAATCATACGTCGGTTCACGACTCACGAAACTTCTTCCCGACCATTGGAGCGGCCACACACTACGGCATAGGTTTGCCACGATGAGCTACCAGCGAACTCATGACATCCTGCTAGTCTCTCAGGCACTTGGCCATGCAAGCGTTGCAACGACGCAGCGTTATGTGGCCTTGCCGACCGATGCCTTAAGAGGCATGGTCGGCAAAGTGAGGCTAGAAGCCTAG
- the rpmE gene encoding 50S ribosomal protein L31 → MKQGIHPDYHPVQVTCSCGNTFVTRSTAKGDHMTVDVCANCHPFYTGKQKILDTGGRVARFEKRYGKKTK, encoded by the coding sequence ATGAAGCAGGGTATTCATCCCGATTATCACCCAGTGCAGGTCACCTGCTCTTGCGGCAATACTTTCGTCACGCGCAGCACCGCCAAGGGCGATCACATGACGGTTGATGTGTGCGCGAACTGCCATCCGTTCTACACAGGCAAGCAGAAGATTCTCGATACCGGCGGCCGTGTCGCCCGCTTCGAGAAGCGCTACGGCAAGAAGACCAAGTAG
- the prfA gene encoding peptide chain release factor 1, with translation MADEQFPAAQSALEEYQDIERQMSQPEVASDPKAIRKLGRRHAQLGSIVEAYRDWQHAREDAEAAKEMAGEDADFAEEAKRLEALVAPAEEKLRSALIPRDPDDVRDTIMEIKAGTGGEEAALFAGDLLRMYTRYAEKRGWTTTIQSENSTELGGVKDVQVAIRAKGNPAPEDGVWASLKYEGGVHRVQRIPVTESQGRIQTSAAGVIVFPEADEDDDEIEIDPKDLKIDIFMSSGPGGQSVNTTYSAVRMTHIPTGIVVSMQDEKSQIQNRAAALRVLKSRLLAMKHEKEAEEAADMRHSQVRSLDRSERIRTYNFPENRIVDHRTNYKAYNLDQVLDGDIQAVIDSDIQADEAARLAKTD, from the coding sequence ATGGCAGACGAGCAATTCCCGGCAGCGCAAAGCGCATTGGAGGAGTATCAGGACATCGAGCGGCAGATGAGCCAGCCCGAGGTCGCCTCCGACCCGAAGGCGATTCGCAAGCTGGGACGTCGTCATGCCCAACTCGGCAGCATCGTCGAGGCCTATCGCGACTGGCAGCATGCCAGGGAAGACGCGGAAGCGGCCAAGGAAATGGCTGGTGAGGATGCCGATTTTGCCGAGGAAGCCAAACGGCTTGAGGCGCTGGTGGCGCCTGCCGAAGAGAAGCTACGCAGCGCACTGATTCCACGCGATCCTGACGACGTGCGTGACACAATCATGGAAATCAAAGCCGGTACCGGCGGGGAAGAGGCGGCGCTTTTTGCCGGCGATTTGCTGCGTATGTACACGCGCTACGCCGAGAAACGTGGCTGGACCACCACCATCCAAAGCGAGAACAGCACCGAGCTCGGCGGTGTCAAAGACGTGCAGGTCGCCATCCGTGCCAAAGGTAACCCGGCACCCGAAGACGGGGTGTGGGCCAGCCTCAAATACGAGGGCGGCGTGCACCGCGTGCAGCGCATTCCCGTCACCGAATCGCAAGGACGCATCCAGACCTCTGCGGCCGGCGTCATCGTCTTCCCGGAAGCTGACGAGGACGACGACGAAATCGAAATTGACCCCAAAGACCTCAAGATTGATATCTTCATGAGCTCGGGTCCTGGCGGACAGTCGGTCAACACCACATATTCCGCGGTGCGAATGACTCATATCCCGACCGGCATCGTGGTGAGCATGCAGGATGAGAAGTCGCAGATTCAGAACCGTGCGGCGGCGCTGCGGGTTTTGAAATCGCGACTGCTGGCGATGAAACACGAAAAGGAAGCCGAAGAAGCGGCCGATATGCGCCATTCGCAGGTACGTTCGCTCGATCGTTCCGAACGTATCCGCACGTATAATTTCCCCGAAAACCGCATTGTCGACCACCGCACCAATTACAAAGCCTACAACCTCGACCAGGTGCTCGACGGCGACATCCAGGCCGTCATCGACAGCGACATACAGGCCGACGAGGCCGCGCGTCTCGCCAAAACGGACTGA